A region of Vitis vinifera cultivar Pinot Noir 40024 chromosome 15, ASM3070453v1 DNA encodes the following proteins:
- the LOC104881769 gene encoding uncharacterized protein LOC104881769, producing the protein MIEYSVHLISRLDPLRYLFDKSVLVGRLMRWLVLLTEFDIYYVTQKSIRGSIVTNHLASLPISDGKVLNDDFLDEDVATVTSLSGWCSLMVRPNSGFGIGVLLISPHGDHIPRSVRLAFSDGHLATNNIVEYEACILGLETALELGIRQMEVFGDSNMVLR; encoded by the coding sequence ATGATTgagtattcagtgcacttgATATCTCGTCTAGATcctttgagatatttgtttgacaagTCTGTTTTGGTCGgtcgcctcatgagatggttggtacttctgactgagtttgacatttaTTATGTCACTCAAAAGTCTATCAGAGGAAGCATCGTTACAAatcacttagcctcattaccaATTTCTGATGGTAAAGTTCTTAATGATGATTTCCTAGATGAGGATGTTGCTActgtgactagtctgtcaggTTGGTGTAGTTTGATGGTGCGGCCAAATTCTGGATTTGGGATAGgtgtcttgttgatatcccctcatggtgaccACATTCCtagatctgttcgtttggcatttTCGGATGGACATCTTGCCACAaacaatattgttgagtatgaggcttgtatcttgggattgGAGACAGCTCTtgagctcgggattagacagatggaggtgtttggtgactccaatatGGTATTGAGATAG
- the LOC100265863 gene encoding disease susceptibility protein LOV1: MAESIVTFFLEKLTDLLSQEAFLLSRVEEQVKLLSNELEWMRLFLKDADAKRRYDPRIKLWVSQIRDVTYDAEDVIDRFMFEMNHQQQGSLKCLKFLKLRFVHKLESRIREINTKIEKIMANKSRYGVETLPAASSSNEGVPHKEKRAPIVEVNVVGIQEDAKSVKQNLLNGEMRRAVVSIVGMGGLGKTTLAKKVYNDNDVQQCFDCHAWIYVSQEYTIRELLLGVAVCVRVLSEEERSRMNESELGNRLRDYLTTKKYLIVNGSRVLITSRNKEIGFYADPQAIPHELSFLTEEESWELFLKKIFLAGSANAVCPRELEELGKKIVANCGGLPLAIVVLGGLLSRKEKTPLSWQKVLDSLTWHLNQGPDSCLGVLALSYNDMPYYLKSCFLYCGLFPEDSEIRTDKLIRSWVAEGFIQRRGEEIAEDVAEDHLQELVHRSLIQVADRSFDGRVMSCHMHDLLRDLAISEAKDTNFFEGYESIDSTSPVSVRRLTIHQGKKTNSKHLHTSRSLRSFICFSVCFQENILRSLHRRVKLLTVLDLERMPINTIPEGIGELIHLKYLCLRETRIKRLPSSIGRLSNLQTLDFRNTLIEIIPSTIWKLHHLRHLYGRGVVSSQSVIDKCRNGPLSVGHLTNLQSLGLRAGSWCCGEGLGKLIELRELTILWTEIAQTKNQGFSESVKKLTALQSLRLYAIQEEITMPHLMPFSDHTYLYHLSLSGRLERFPDEIEFYPPNLISLELQCWNIEQDPMVTLEKLPNLRFLTLSLGFSMVKKMVCASGGFQQHETLKLSNLKELKELIVEEGAMPYLKDLVIEHCPKMKRVSHGLLQRKTLQHLKLYYLSPELRDELSRIEGEDREKICLATSIRGWRRTAS; encoded by the exons ATGGCTGAAAGTATTGTCACGTTTTTTCTAGAGAAGTTAACTGACCTGCTTTCCCAGGAAGCATTTCTACTCAGCAGAGTAGAAGAGCAGGTGAAGCTGTTGAGTAACGAGCTCGAATGGATGCGTCTTTTTCTCAAAGACGCGGATGCGAAGCGCAGATATGATCCAAGAATCAAGCTCTGGGTGAGTCAGATCAGGGACGTAACCTATGACGCCGAAGATGTCATCGACAGGTTCATGTTCGAGATGAATCACCAACAGCAAGGAAGTCTCAAATGCCTCAAGTTCCTTAAGTTACGATTTGTTCACAAGCTCGAGTCTCGAATCAGAGAGATCAATACCAAGATTGAGAAGATCATGGCTAACAAATCAAGGTACGGTGTCGAAACCTTACCAGCTGCAAGCTCGTCCAACGAAGGTGTGCCACATAAAGAGAAGAGGGCTCCGATTGTTGAAGTCAACGTGGTGGGAATTCAAGAGGATGCAAAAAGCGTTAAGCAAAATCTGCTTAATGGAGAGATGCGGAGAGCTGTGGTGTCCATCGTGGGCATGGGTGGCTTGGGAAAGACTACCCTGGCTAAGAAAGTCTATAATGATAATGATGTCCAGCAATGCTTTGATTGTCATGCTTGGATTTATGTCTCTCAAGAGTATACAATCAGGGAGCTTTTGCTAGGCGTTGCTGTTTGTGTTAGGGTTCTCTCCGAAGAGGAAAGGAGTAGAATGAACGAGAGCGAGTTGGGGAATAGGCTTCGTGATTACCTGACTACCAAGAAGTACTTGATA GTGAATGGCAGCAGGGTGTTGATCACCTCACGCAATAAAGAGATTGGTTTTTATGCTGATCCACAAGCCATTCCCCATGAACTTTCTTTTCTGACTGAAGAAGAGAGCTGGGAGCTCtttctcaagaaaatttttCTGGCTGGGAGTGCAAATGCTGTTTGCCCCAGAGAATTGGAAGAGTTGGGAAAGAAAATTGTAGCAAATTGTGGGGGTTTGCCCCTTGCAATTGTGGTCTTGGGAGGCCTTctatcaagaaaagaaaagacaccGCTCTCCTGGCAAAAAGTACTGGACAGCCTGACTTGGCACCTAAATCAAGGTCCAGACTCATGTTTGGGGGTCCTTGCTTTAAGCTACAATGATATGCCGTATTACTTGAAGTCCTGTTTCCTTTACTGTGGTCTTTTCCCAGAAGACTCAGAAATCAGGACAGATAAGTTGATCCGCTCGTGGGTTGCAGAAGGGTTTATACAAAGAAGAGGAGAAGAAATAGCGGAAGACGTCGCGGAAGATCACTTACAGGAATTGGTACATAGAAGCTTGATTCAAGTGGCTGACAGGAGTTTCGATGGAAGAGTGATGTCCTGTCACATGCACGATCTGCTCCGAGACCTTGCCATTTCTGAGGCCAAAGATACAAATTTTTTTGAGGGATATGAAAGCATTGATTCTACATCCCCTGTGAGTGTTCGTCGACTAACCATTCATCAAGGTAAGAAGACTAATTCTAAACACTTGCATACTTCACGTAGTCTCCGatctttcatttgtttttctgTATGCTTCCAAGAAAACATTTTGAGATCTTTACACAGGCGTGTCAAATTGCTCACTGTACTGGACCTAGAACGCATGCCTATCAATACCATCCCAGAAGGCATAGGAGAACTTATCCACCTTAAGTACCTGTGCTTAAGGGAAACCCGCATAAAAAGGCTTCCATCGTCCATAGGTCGTCTTTCAAATCTACAAACCCTAGACTTTCGAAACactttaattgaaataattcCTTCTACCATTTGGAAATTGCACCATTTGAGACATCTATACGGTCGTGGTGTGGTTTCAAGCCAGTCAGTGATAGATAAGTGCAGGAATGGTCCTTTGAGTGTTGGCCACCTAACAAACCTCCAATCGTTAGGTTTAAGAGCAGGCAGTTGGTGCTGTGGTGAAGGCTTGGGAAAATTAATTGAGCTTAGAGAACTGACAATTCTATGGACCGAAATCGCACAAACAAAGAACCAGGGATTTTCCGAGTCAGTAAAAAAGCTAACTGCTCTTCAATCCTTGCGTTTGTATGCTATACAAGAGGAAATAACCATGCCGCACCTCATGCCTTTCTCAGACCACACCTACCTTTACCATCTAAGCTTAAGTGGAAGGCTCGAAAGGTTCCCTGATGAAATTGAATTCTACCCTCCAAACCTCATCTCCTTGGAATTGCAATGTTGGAATATAGAGCAAGACCCAATGGTGACCCTAGAGAAGCTGCCAAACTTGAGATTTCTCACATTATCCCTTGGTTTCTCTATGGTAAAGAAGATGGTCTGTGCTTCTGGAGGATTCCAGCAACACGAAACCCTTAAGCTCTCGAATTTGAAAGAATTAAAAGAATTGATTGTGGAGGAAGGGGCAATGCCTTATCTGAAGGATTTAGTAATTGAACATTGCCCTAAAATGAAAAGGGTTTCCCATGGATTGCTGCAACGAAAAACTTTGCAGCACCTAAAGTTGTATTATTTGTCTCCTGAGTTAAGGGATGAGCTTTCTCGGATAGAAGGAGAAGATCGGGAGAAGATCTGCCTCGCCACCTCAATACGCGGGTGGAGGCGTACGGCATCATGA